In a single window of the Streptomyces sp. CGMCC 4.7035 genome:
- a CDS encoding S8 family serine peptidase — protein sequence MVTPLPQHLLPPGVPELSMDAVCDRLDRMPDVKVTRRLRPSEKLQSVGMPPSCPEIAVVEAAEVQVPAMRSLHVHIEPDLPLSGTVPAATPTAGILPLRDPGLVLPLERPAEISLRVCGPDGEPLVGAGVFLIGATWPGQGVTGADGTVTITLATETEQSIHSMYIRPKGGYTDRWFHRPDLSAHRENVVTLTPLAKVYPELEQRQQYGWGQQAMRLDRLPPTFRAFGVRIAVIGTGVSAEHPDLKERVRSGVDLVRGTDEGWAHDRVGSGTHAAGIIAGADTGRGVIGIAVDAEIEVCQVMPDGHFSDLIAALDHCIDREVDIAHIAVATPYPSALVSRKLADANAAGIACVAPAGDTGGPVAFPGSLPTVFTVGALGVFGSYPQDTSQATHSGPQLTPEGLFAAPFTCYGPGVDAAAPGVAVLSCAPQGGYTALDGTGTASAHVAGLAALVLAHHEEFHGQLLPRGPGRVRHLFEIIAASCRQLATPGTAEAARVGRGLPDALVALGLAPGVQLAPALSPYAASMAG from the coding sequence ATGGTGACACCGCTGCCGCAGCATCTGCTCCCACCGGGAGTGCCCGAACTGAGCATGGACGCCGTGTGTGACCGGCTGGACCGGATGCCCGACGTCAAGGTGACCCGCAGACTGCGGCCGTCGGAGAAGCTCCAGTCGGTCGGGATGCCCCCCTCCTGCCCGGAAATCGCGGTCGTCGAGGCAGCCGAGGTCCAGGTACCGGCGATGCGGTCGCTGCACGTGCACATCGAGCCGGACCTTCCGCTGTCCGGAACCGTACCCGCCGCCACACCGACCGCGGGGATTCTGCCGCTCCGCGATCCGGGGCTGGTCCTGCCGCTGGAACGACCCGCGGAGATCTCGTTGCGCGTCTGCGGACCCGACGGCGAACCGCTGGTCGGCGCGGGGGTGTTCCTGATCGGTGCGACATGGCCGGGCCAGGGCGTCACCGGTGCCGACGGAACGGTCACCATCACCCTGGCGACGGAAACCGAGCAGTCCATTCACTCCATGTACATCCGGCCCAAGGGCGGTTACACGGACCGCTGGTTCCATCGCCCCGACCTGTCCGCCCACCGGGAGAACGTTGTCACCCTCACCCCGTTGGCGAAGGTCTACCCGGAGCTGGAGCAGCGGCAGCAGTACGGCTGGGGCCAGCAGGCCATGCGGCTGGACCGGCTTCCTCCCACGTTCCGCGCCTTCGGCGTCAGGATCGCGGTCATCGGTACGGGTGTCAGCGCCGAGCACCCCGATCTCAAGGAACGGGTGCGCTCAGGGGTCGATCTCGTGCGCGGCACGGACGAGGGCTGGGCCCACGACAGGGTGGGCAGCGGTACGCACGCGGCGGGGATCATCGCCGGGGCGGACACCGGCAGGGGCGTCATCGGCATCGCGGTCGACGCCGAGATCGAGGTCTGTCAGGTGATGCCCGACGGACACTTCAGCGACCTGATCGCCGCTCTGGACCATTGCATCGACCGTGAGGTCGACATCGCGCACATCGCGGTGGCGACCCCGTACCCGTCGGCGCTGGTCTCACGCAAACTCGCCGACGCCAACGCGGCGGGCATCGCCTGCGTCGCCCCGGCGGGCGACACCGGCGGGCCGGTCGCCTTCCCGGGCTCGCTGCCCACCGTGTTCACCGTGGGCGCGCTGGGCGTCTTCGGCTCGTACCCGCAGGACACCTCCCAAGCGACCCATTCGGGGCCGCAGTTGACTCCGGAAGGACTTTTCGCCGCCCCGTTCACCTGCTACGGCCCCGGCGTCGACGCGGCCGCCCCCGGCGTGGCGGTCCTGTCGTGCGCGCCGCAGGGCGGATACACGGCTCTCGACGGCACCGGCACGGCCTCGGCCCACGTCGCCGGCCTTGCCGCCCTCGTCCTCGCTCACCACGAGGAGTTCCACGGCCAGTTGCTGCCCCGCGGACCCGGCCGGGTGCGGCACCTGTTCGAGATCATCGCCGCCAGCTGTCGTCAGCTGGCCACCCCGGGCACTGCGGAGGCGGCCCGCGTCGGGCGCGGCCTGCCCGACGCTCTCGTCGCCCTCGGCCTGGCCCCCGGAGTGCAGCTCGCTCCGGCCCTGTCGCCGTACGCCGCGTCCATGGCCGGCTAG
- the msrA gene encoding peptide-methionine (S)-S-oxide reductase MsrA has product MFLHSRTPQLPTPEQALRGRPEPIFSVPERHTVLGTSLLGPYPEGLEIADFGLGCFWGAERKFWQLPTGIYTTLVGYQGGYTENPTYEEVCSGLTGHTEAVRVVYDPKKVSYERLLQLFWESHNPTQGFRQGNDVGTQYRSAIYTHSPAQAATAEASREAYQKVLTASGYGRITTELLPAEGREFYPAEAYHQQYLDKNPAGYCGLGGTGLSCPIGVAKADG; this is encoded by the coding sequence ATGTTCCTGCACAGCCGTACGCCCCAGCTGCCCACCCCTGAGCAGGCGCTGCGCGGTCGCCCCGAGCCGATCTTCTCGGTCCCCGAGCGGCACACGGTGCTCGGCACCTCCCTCCTCGGCCCCTACCCGGAGGGCCTGGAGATCGCCGACTTCGGCCTGGGTTGTTTCTGGGGCGCCGAGCGCAAGTTCTGGCAGCTGCCTACGGGCATCTACACGACGCTGGTCGGCTACCAGGGCGGCTACACCGAGAACCCCACGTACGAGGAGGTCTGCTCGGGCCTGACCGGCCACACAGAGGCGGTCCGCGTGGTCTACGACCCGAAGAAGGTCTCGTACGAGCGTCTGCTCCAGCTCTTCTGGGAGTCCCACAACCCCACGCAGGGCTTCCGCCAGGGCAACGATGTCGGCACCCAGTACCGCTCGGCGATCTACACCCACTCCCCCGCCCAGGCAGCCACGGCGGAGGCGTCCCGCGAGGCCTACCAGAAGGTCCTCACGGCATCGGGCTACGGCCGCATCACCACGGAACTGCTCCCGGCGGAGGGCCGCGAGTTCTATCCGGCCGAGGCGTATCACCAGCAGTACCTGGACAAGAACCCGGCGGGCTACTGCGGCCTGGGCGGGACGGGCCTGTCCTGCCCGATCGGCGTGGCCAAGGCGGATGGCTGA
- a CDS encoding cystathionine gamma-synthase, translated as MSDRHISQHFETLAIHAGNTADPLTGAVVPPIYQVSTYKQDGVGGLRGGYEYSRSANPTRTALEENLAALEGGRRGLAFASGLAAEDCLLRTLLSPGDHVVIPNDAYGGTFRLFAKVVSRWGVEWSVADTSDPSAVRAAITPKTKAVWVETPSNPLLGITDIAAVAQIARDAGARLVVDNTFATPYLQQPLSLGADVVVHSLTKYMGGHSDVVGGALIVNDQELGEQLAYHQNAMGAVAGPFDSWLVLRGTKTLAVRMDRHSENAAKVADMLTRHARVTRVLYPGLPEHPGHETAAKQMKAFGGMVSFQVEGGEEAAVEVCNRAKVFTLGESLGGVESLIEHPGRMTHASAAGSALEVPGDLVRLSVGIENVDDLLADLQQALG; from the coding sequence ATGAGCGACAGGCACATCAGTCAGCACTTCGAGACCCTCGCGATTCACGCGGGGAACACCGCCGACCCCCTGACCGGGGCGGTCGTCCCGCCGATCTACCAGGTTTCGACCTACAAGCAGGACGGCGTCGGCGGGCTGCGCGGCGGCTACGAGTACAGCCGCAGCGCCAACCCCACCAGGACCGCCCTGGAGGAGAACCTCGCCGCCCTGGAGGGCGGTCGCCGCGGCCTCGCGTTCGCGTCCGGACTGGCGGCCGAGGACTGCCTGTTGCGTACGCTGCTCAGCCCCGGTGACCACGTGGTCATCCCGAACGACGCGTACGGCGGTACGTTCCGTCTCTTCGCCAAGGTCGTCTCGCGGTGGGGTGTGGAGTGGTCGGTCGCCGACACCAGCGATCCGTCCGCCGTACGAGCCGCGATCACCCCGAAGACCAAGGCCGTGTGGGTGGAGACCCCCTCCAACCCGCTGCTCGGCATCACCGACATCGCCGCGGTCGCCCAGATCGCCCGGGACGCGGGCGCCAGGCTCGTCGTCGACAACACCTTCGCGACGCCCTACCTCCAGCAGCCGCTCTCGCTCGGCGCGGACGTCGTCGTGCACTCCCTGACCAAGTACATGGGCGGCCACTCCGACGTCGTCGGTGGCGCGCTGATCGTGAACGACCAGGAGCTGGGCGAGCAGCTGGCGTACCACCAGAACGCGATGGGCGCGGTCGCCGGCCCCTTCGACTCCTGGCTGGTGCTGCGCGGCACCAAGACCCTCGCCGTCCGCATGGACCGGCACAGCGAGAACGCCGCCAAGGTCGCCGACATGCTCACCCGGCACGCGCGCGTGACGCGCGTGCTGTACCCGGGCCTGCCGGAGCACCCCGGTCACGAGACCGCCGCGAAGCAGATGAAGGCGTTCGGCGGCATGGTCTCCTTCCAGGTCGAGGGCGGCGAGGAGGCGGCCGTCGAGGTCTGCAACCGCGCCAAGGTGTTCACGCTCGGTGAGTCCCTCGGTGGCGTGGAGTCCCTGATCGAGCACCCCGGGCGCATGACGCACGCGTCCGCGGCCGGCTCGGCCCTGGAGGTTCCCGGCGACCTGGTCCGTCTCTCCGTGGGTATCGAGAACGTCGACGACCTGCTGGCGGACCTGCAGCAGGCCCTGGGCTAG
- a CDS encoding sigma factor-like helix-turn-helix DNA-binding protein: MRERHASQGARRAREFEAFVAGAAGRLLHAATLLTAEAQDDNPRARRLLTLALAQTYASWDRLRGEDPYDRARQHLATRFARGAWHQYGALGRHRPDSGSTLAGLTPQERLILVLRLYEGVAEEQTAALLGLPTERVRTICARAMATLLHPPQKPAPAVPVAKVAPS; this comes from the coding sequence GTGCGAGAACGGCATGCGTCCCAAGGCGCCCGCCGGGCCCGGGAGTTCGAGGCCTTCGTCGCGGGCGCCGCCGGGCGGCTTCTGCATGCCGCCACACTGCTCACCGCGGAGGCCCAGGACGACAACCCGCGCGCGCGGCGCCTGCTGACCCTGGCCCTCGCCCAGACGTACGCCTCCTGGGACCGGCTGCGCGGCGAGGACCCGTACGACCGGGCCCGCCAGCATCTGGCCACCCGCTTCGCGCGCGGGGCGTGGCACCAGTACGGGGCGCTCGGCCGGCACCGGCCGGACTCGGGCAGCACGCTCGCGGGCCTGACGCCCCAGGAGCGGCTGATCCTCGTCCTCAGGCTGTACGAGGGCGTCGCCGAGGAGCAGACCGCGGCACTCCTCGGCCTGCCCACCGAACGGGTGCGGACGATCTGCGCACGGGCGATGGCGACGCTGCTGCATCCGCCGCAGAAGCCGGCCCCGGCGGTGCCGGTCGCGAAGGTGGCCCCGTCGTGA
- a CDS encoding MarR family winged helix-turn-helix transcriptional regulator → MSMDMTTVGDTGLLDTLQHEVAVFARRAEQTRLGGVGQVRNSMDRAAYLLLNRLDNEGPMGVKALAASMGIDSSTVTRQVAPLVDTGLVKRTSHPEDGRAVVLQLSPRGLSRLEEVRSSRRQLMAELTHDWAPEEREAFCTLLTRFNVALSTRQATHAVPVVESQPTS, encoded by the coding sequence ATGTCGATGGACATGACGACCGTCGGTGACACCGGTCTTCTGGACACGCTGCAACACGAGGTCGCGGTGTTCGCACGCCGCGCCGAACAGACGCGGCTCGGCGGGGTCGGGCAAGTGCGCAACTCCATGGACCGCGCCGCGTACCTGCTGCTCAACCGCCTCGACAACGAAGGCCCGATGGGCGTCAAGGCGCTCGCCGCGAGCATGGGGATCGACTCCTCGACGGTCACCCGGCAGGTGGCTCCCCTGGTCGACACCGGTCTCGTCAAGCGCACCTCGCACCCGGAGGACGGACGCGCGGTGGTGCTCCAGCTCTCCCCGCGCGGGCTGTCCCGCCTGGAGGAAGTGCGCTCCTCCCGGCGGCAGTTGATGGCCGAACTGACACACGACTGGGCGCCGGAGGAGCGCGAGGCGTTCTGCACGCTGCTCACCCGGTTCAACGTCGCCCTGTCCACCCGGCAGGCCACGCACGCGGTTCCGGTGGTGGAGTCACAGCCGACGTCCTGA
- the ilvA gene encoding threonine ammonia-lyase produces the protein MSYSTADSLPTVTLDDVRGAQKMLGGIARVTAMEGSRHLSQLVGAPVHLKCENLQRTGSFKLRGAYVRIAGLLPEERAAGVVAASAGNHAQGVALASSLLGVHSTVFMPKGAPLPKISATREYGAEVRLHGQVVDETLAAAQEYAAETGAVFIHPFDHPDIIAGQGTVGIEILEQCPEVRTIVVGIGGGGLAAGIATAVKSLRPDVRVVGVQAQGAAAYPLSLAAGHPVSIENPATMADGIKVGRPGDVPFRIVHDLVDEVRTVSEDALSAALLLCLERAKLVVEPAGASPVAALLSDPGAFEGPVVAVLSGGNVDPLLLQRILRHGMAAQGRYLAVTLRLTDRPGALATLLGVLSVADANVVDVSHVRTDPRLGLTEVEVELHLETKGPEHCAEVGQALRQAGYTVID, from the coding sequence ATGAGCTACAGCACGGCCGACTCCTTGCCCACGGTGACGCTGGACGACGTACGGGGCGCCCAGAAGATGCTCGGGGGCATCGCCCGGGTCACCGCGATGGAGGGCAGCAGGCATCTGTCGCAGCTGGTCGGCGCGCCGGTGCACCTCAAGTGCGAGAACCTCCAGCGGACGGGGTCGTTCAAGCTGCGTGGCGCGTATGTACGTATCGCGGGGCTGCTGCCCGAGGAGCGTGCCGCGGGCGTCGTCGCCGCGAGCGCGGGCAACCACGCGCAGGGCGTCGCCCTCGCCTCCTCGCTGCTCGGGGTGCACTCCACGGTCTTCATGCCGAAGGGCGCCCCACTGCCGAAGATCAGCGCGACCCGCGAGTACGGCGCCGAGGTGCGGTTGCACGGTCAGGTGGTGGACGAGACGCTGGCCGCCGCGCAGGAGTACGCGGCCGAGACGGGCGCGGTGTTCATCCACCCGTTCGATCACCCGGACATCATCGCGGGCCAGGGCACGGTCGGTATCGAGATCCTGGAGCAGTGCCCCGAGGTGCGCACGATCGTCGTCGGTATCGGCGGCGGCGGGCTGGCCGCGGGCATCGCGACCGCGGTGAAGTCGCTGCGCCCGGACGTGCGGGTGGTGGGTGTGCAGGCGCAGGGCGCGGCCGCGTATCCGCTCTCGCTGGCGGCCGGGCATCCGGTGTCGATCGAGAACCCCGCCACGATGGCCGACGGCATCAAGGTGGGGCGGCCCGGCGACGTGCCGTTCCGGATCGTCCACGATCTGGTCGACGAGGTCCGCACGGTCTCCGAGGACGCGTTGTCCGCCGCGCTGCTGCTCTGCCTGGAGCGGGCGAAGCTGGTCGTCGAGCCGGCGGGCGCGAGTCCCGTCGCGGCATTGCTGAGCGATCCGGGTGCCTTCGAGGGTCCGGTCGTCGCGGTGCTGTCCGGTGGCAACGTCGACCCGCTGCTGCTCCAGCGCATCCTGCGGCACGGCATGGCCGCGCAGGGCCGCTACCTCGCCGTGACGCTGCGGCTGACCGACCGTCCGGGGGCCCTCGCCACGCTTCTCGGGGTGTTGTCAGTGGCCGACGCTAACGTCGTCGATGTGAGCCACGTACGGACCGACCCGCGGCTCGGGCTCACGGAGGTGGAGGTCGAGCTGCACCTTGAGACGAAGGGCCCGGAGCACTGCGCGGAGGTCGGCCAGGCGCTGCGGCAGGCCGGCTACACGGTCATCGACTGA
- a CDS encoding ATP-binding cassette domain-containing protein, whose product MPGAIYAEGLVKTFGDVRALDGVDLDVPEGTVLGLLGPNGAGKTTTVRCLTTLLRPDSGTAVVAGIDVLKHPDAVRRSVGLSGQFAAVDEYLTGRENLQMVGQLYQMRAKAAKQRATELLEQFHLTDAADRPTKTYSGGMRRRLDLAAALVVRPPVMFMDEPTTGLDPRNRQQLWEVIKQLVSGGTTLLLTTQYLEEADHLAHDICVVDHGRVIARGTSDQLKAQTGGERVEVVVHEREHIPTATEVLRGFGKGDTTVEEHTRKLTVPVTGGAKLLAEVIRELDTRGIEIDDIGLRRPTLDDVFLSLTGHVAEEKPEDNGTAEDPKARKPRTKETAK is encoded by the coding sequence ATGCCAGGCGCCATCTATGCCGAAGGCCTGGTGAAGACCTTCGGTGACGTAAGGGCTCTGGACGGCGTCGACCTCGACGTGCCGGAGGGCACCGTGCTGGGCCTCCTCGGGCCGAACGGCGCGGGCAAGACCACCACGGTCCGCTGTCTGACGACCCTGCTGCGCCCCGACAGCGGCACGGCGGTCGTCGCCGGGATCGACGTGCTCAAGCATCCCGACGCGGTGCGCCGCTCCGTCGGCCTGTCCGGACAGTTCGCCGCGGTCGACGAGTATCTGACCGGCCGCGAGAACCTCCAGATGGTGGGCCAGCTCTACCAGATGAGGGCGAAGGCGGCGAAGCAGCGGGCGACCGAGCTGCTGGAGCAGTTCCACCTCACGGACGCCGCCGACCGCCCCACGAAGACGTACTCCGGCGGTATGCGCCGCCGCCTCGACCTCGCCGCCGCGCTGGTGGTCCGGCCGCCCGTGATGTTCATGGACGAGCCGACGACCGGCCTCGACCCGCGCAACCGTCAGCAGCTGTGGGAGGTCATCAAGCAGCTGGTCTCCGGCGGTACGACACTGCTGCTGACCACCCAGTACCTCGAAGAGGCCGACCACCTGGCGCACGACATCTGCGTCGTCGACCACGGCCGCGTCATCGCCCGCGGCACCTCCGACCAGCTCAAGGCGCAGACGGGCGGCGAGCGCGTCGAGGTCGTCGTGCACGAGCGCGAGCACATCCCGACCGCCACGGAAGTCCTGCGCGGCTTCGGCAAGGGCGACACGACGGTCGAGGAGCACACCCGCAAGCTCACCGTCCCCGTCACCGGCGGCGCCAAGCTCCTCGCCGAGGTGATCCGCGAGCTGGACACACGTGGCATCGAGATAGACGACATCGGACTGCGCCGCCCCACCCTGGACGACGTCTTCCTCTCCCTGACCGGCCATGTCGCCGAGGAGAAGCCCGAGGACAACGGCACGGCCGAGGACCCCAAGGCCCGCAAGCCACGCACGAAGGAGACCGCCAAGTGA
- a CDS encoding ABC transporter permease — MSAATDAVPVAAPTNPFGQSVRDSLVVAKRNLIRMTRIPEMVIFGLIQPIMFVVLFSYVFGGSMQIGGSTSPTDYRNFLMAGIFAQTVTFATAGAGAGIADDMHKGLIDRFRSLPMARGAVLTGRTLADLVQTALTLLVLAVVALLVGWRVGSNADTNIGKVLGAFGLLLLLGYAFTWIGALIGLSVRTPEAATSGGLIWLFPVTFISNAFVDSGNMTPWLRHIAEWNPFSATVQASRVLFGNPGVSHSDAWPMAHPVWASLIYSVLIIALFRTLAVRKYRSATA; from the coding sequence GTGAGCGCCGCAACCGACGCCGTGCCCGTCGCGGCACCCACGAACCCCTTCGGCCAGTCCGTCCGCGACTCGCTGGTCGTCGCCAAGCGGAATCTGATCCGCATGACCCGGATCCCGGAGATGGTGATCTTCGGGCTGATCCAGCCGATCATGTTCGTCGTGCTGTTCAGCTACGTCTTCGGCGGCTCCATGCAGATCGGCGGCAGCACCAGTCCCACCGACTACCGCAACTTCCTGATGGCCGGCATCTTCGCCCAGACCGTCACGTTCGCCACGGCGGGCGCCGGCGCGGGCATCGCCGACGACATGCACAAGGGGCTCATCGACCGCTTCCGCTCCCTGCCGATGGCACGCGGCGCGGTGCTCACCGGGCGGACCCTCGCGGACCTCGTCCAGACCGCGCTGACCCTGCTGGTGCTGGCGGTCGTCGCCCTGCTGGTCGGCTGGCGGGTGGGCTCCAATGCCGACACCAACATCGGCAAGGTGCTCGGCGCCTTCGGTCTGCTGCTCCTGCTGGGGTACGCGTTCACCTGGATCGGCGCGCTGATCGGCCTGTCGGTGCGTACGCCGGAGGCGGCCACCTCCGGCGGACTGATCTGGCTGTTCCCGGTCACGTTCATCTCGAACGCGTTCGTGGACTCCGGCAACATGACGCCCTGGCTGCGGCACATCGCAGAGTGGAACCCGTTCAGCGCGACCGTGCAGGCCAGCCGTGTGCTGTTCGGAAACCCGGGGGTCTCGCACTCGGACGCCTGGCCCATGGCCCACCCCGTCTGGGCGTCACTGATTTACTCGGTCCTGATCATCGCGCTGTTCCGGACGCTGGCGGTGCGGAAGTACCGCTCGGCGACGGCGTGA
- the greA gene encoding transcription elongation factor GreA, with protein MTQTSESVTWLTQEAYNKLKDELEHLTGPARTEIAAKIAAAREEGDLRENGGYHAAKEEQGKQELRVRQLTQLLENAKVGEAPAADGAVAPGMVVTIAFDGDEDDTMTFLLASREYASSDIETYSPQSPLGTGVNGKKVGEDAEYELPNGKKATVKILKAEPYQG; from the coding sequence GTGACCCAGACCAGCGAGTCCGTCACCTGGCTTACCCAGGAGGCGTACAACAAGCTCAAGGATGAGCTTGAGCACCTTACTGGTCCTGCGCGCACGGAGATCGCCGCCAAGATCGCGGCCGCGCGCGAGGAGGGCGACCTGCGCGAGAACGGCGGGTACCACGCGGCCAAGGAGGAGCAGGGCAAGCAGGAGCTCCGTGTGCGCCAGCTGACCCAACTCCTGGAGAACGCCAAGGTCGGCGAGGCCCCGGCGGCCGACGGTGCGGTGGCGCCCGGCATGGTCGTCACCATCGCCTTCGACGGCGATGAGGACGACACCATGACCTTCCTGCTCGCGTCCCGCGAGTACGCGAGTTCCGACATCGAGACCTACTCGCCGCAGTCCCCGCTGGGCACGGGCGTGAACGGCAAGAAGGTCGGCGAGGACGCCGAGTACGAGCTGCCGAACGGCAAGAAGGCCACGGTGAAGATCCTGAAGGCCGAGCCCTACCAGGGCTGA
- a CDS encoding DUF4307 domain-containing protein — translation MSTASTRLPEGRYGRTADARADRTLKIVGTVLGAALLALVGWFAYHYVGQNKISGQVITFEASRDTVKVHLEVRKDADATGYCTVRSQSADGAEVGRADFRFGGNATRIDEVVTLRTTAQGTTAELLGCHAN, via the coding sequence ATGAGCACGGCGAGTACGCGGCTGCCCGAGGGTCGCTACGGGCGCACCGCGGACGCGCGCGCCGACCGCACGCTCAAGATCGTGGGCACGGTGCTGGGGGCGGCGCTGCTCGCCCTCGTCGGCTGGTTCGCGTATCACTACGTCGGACAGAACAAGATCAGCGGCCAGGTCATCACCTTCGAGGCTTCGCGCGACACGGTCAAGGTCCATCTGGAGGTACGCAAGGACGCGGACGCCACCGGGTACTGCACCGTGCGCTCCCAGTCGGCGGACGGTGCCGAGGTGGGCCGCGCGGACTTCCGGTTCGGCGGGAACGCCACGCGCATCGACGAGGTCGTCACGCTGCGCACCACCGCGCAGGGCACCACGGCGGAGCTGCTCGGCTGCCACGCGAACTGA
- the mca gene encoding mycothiol conjugate amidase Mca — MTDQLRLMAVHAHPDDESSKGAATMAKYVSEGVDVLVVTCTGGERGSILNPKLQGDKYIEEHIHEVRKKEMDEAREILGVKQEWLGFVDSGLPEGDPLPPLPEGCFALEDVDKAAGELVRKIRAFRPQVITTYDENGGYPHPDHIMTHKISMVAFEGAADTEKYPEAEYGAAWQPQKLYYNQGFNRPRTEALHNAMLERGLESPYGDWLKRWDEFERVERTLTTHIPCADFFEIRDKALIAHATQIDPDGGWFRVPLELQKEVWPTEEYELAKSLVDTSLPEDDLFAGIR, encoded by the coding sequence TTGACTGACCAGCTGCGACTGATGGCCGTGCACGCCCACCCCGACGACGAGTCGAGCAAAGGCGCGGCCACCATGGCGAAGTACGTGTCCGAGGGGGTGGACGTGCTGGTGGTGACCTGCACGGGCGGGGAGCGCGGCTCCATCCTCAATCCGAAGCTGCAGGGTGACAAGTACATCGAGGAGCACATCCACGAGGTACGCAAGAAGGAGATGGACGAGGCCCGGGAGATCCTCGGCGTCAAGCAGGAGTGGCTCGGCTTCGTCGACTCCGGTCTGCCGGAGGGGGACCCGCTGCCTCCGCTGCCCGAGGGCTGCTTCGCCCTGGAGGACGTCGACAAGGCGGCCGGCGAACTGGTTCGCAAGATCCGTGCCTTCCGTCCCCAGGTGATCACCACCTACGACGAGAACGGCGGCTACCCGCACCCCGACCACATCATGACCCACAAGATCTCGATGGTGGCGTTCGAGGGCGCGGCGGACACCGAGAAGTACCCGGAGGCGGAGTACGGCGCGGCGTGGCAGCCGCAGAAGCTGTACTACAACCAGGGCTTCAACCGGCCGCGCACCGAGGCGCTGCACAACGCGATGCTGGAGCGCGGTCTGGAGTCGCCGTACGGGGACTGGCTGAAGCGGTGGGACGAGTTCGAGCGCGTCGAGCGCACGCTGACCACCCACATCCCGTGCGCGGACTTCTTCGAGATCCGCGACAAGGCGCTGATCGCGCACGCCACGCAGATCGACCCCGACGGCGGCTGGTTCCGTGTCCCGCTGGAGCTCCAGAAGGAGGTCTGGCCGACGGAGGAGTACGAGCTGGCGAAGTCGCTCGTGGACACCTCCCTCCCGGAGGACGACCTCTTTGCAGGCATCCGCTAG